A region of Paenibacillus sp. JNUCC-31 DNA encodes the following proteins:
- the xylB gene encoding xylulokinase: MSYVIGVDLGTSAVKTVLVNREGKVAFEASEAYPLYQPKAGYSEQNPEDWVEQTIVSLRKLLEVSGVHPSEIEGLSFSGQMHGLVLVDAEGKPLRNAILWNDTRTTAQCRRIEKVLDGKLLSIARNRALEGFTLPKILWVQENEPELLQQAALFLLPKDYVRYRLTGDYAMDYSDAAGTLLLDVAGKQWSKEIAEAFELPVSLCPRLVESFEEVGTLLPGIADQTGLAASTKVYAGGADNACGAIGAGILSEGQTMCSIGTSGVVLSYEERKDLDFEGKVHFFNHGEKDAFYIMGVTLAAGYSLSWFKDTFAADKSFDVLLQGIDAIPPGSNGLLFTPYIVGERTPHPDANIRGSFIGMDAGHKLEHFGRAVMEGITFSLRESIDILRGAGKTVNEVISIGGGAKNEAWLQMQADVFNATIVKLESEQGPAMGAAMLAAYGCGWFPTLQECAAAFIRPAKSYTPNPEAVKVYDGLFALYQEVYGHTRSLNDRLAAYR, translated from the coding sequence ATGAGTTACGTAATTGGTGTCGATCTGGGAACAAGCGCAGTCAAAACAGTGCTGGTTAACCGTGAAGGGAAAGTGGCGTTTGAAGCATCTGAGGCATACCCGTTATACCAGCCCAAGGCTGGATACAGTGAACAGAATCCCGAGGACTGGGTAGAGCAGACCATTGTCTCCTTGCGCAAATTGCTGGAAGTGTCTGGCGTACATCCTTCGGAAATTGAAGGGTTGAGCTTCTCCGGACAGATGCATGGATTGGTATTGGTGGACGCTGAGGGTAAACCGCTGCGTAACGCCATTTTGTGGAACGATACACGCACAACGGCGCAGTGCCGCCGCATCGAAAAAGTGCTGGATGGCAAGCTGTTAAGCATTGCCCGAAACCGAGCGCTTGAAGGTTTTACATTGCCGAAAATCCTGTGGGTACAGGAGAATGAACCTGAACTGCTGCAACAAGCGGCCTTGTTCCTACTGCCGAAGGACTATGTACGTTATCGCCTGACAGGTGATTATGCCATGGATTATTCAGACGCAGCTGGCACATTGCTGCTGGACGTTGCTGGCAAGCAATGGAGCAAGGAGATCGCGGAAGCTTTTGAACTGCCGGTATCCTTGTGTCCGCGATTGGTCGAATCATTTGAGGAAGTGGGCACGTTGCTGCCTGGGATTGCCGATCAAACAGGACTTGCAGCATCAACCAAAGTATATGCCGGTGGTGCGGACAATGCGTGCGGAGCCATTGGCGCAGGCATTCTGAGTGAAGGACAGACGATGTGCAGCATCGGAACGTCTGGCGTTGTACTTTCCTATGAAGAGCGGAAAGATCTCGATTTTGAAGGCAAAGTTCACTTTTTTAACCATGGTGAGAAAGATGCCTTCTATATTATGGGGGTAACCCTTGCGGCAGGATACAGCTTGTCTTGGTTCAAGGATACATTTGCTGCGGACAAATCATTTGATGTGCTCTTACAGGGAATTGATGCCATTCCTCCGGGCAGCAACGGATTGTTATTCACGCCATATATCGTTGGCGAGCGTACGCCGCACCCTGATGCAAATATTCGGGGCAGCTTTATCGGTATGGATGCAGGGCACAAGCTGGAGCACTTTGGACGTGCTGTGATGGAAGGAATCACATTCTCCCTGCGGGAATCGATCGATATTCTGCGTGGAGCAGGCAAAACGGTCAATGAGGTTATCTCCATTGGGGGCGGTGCCAAAAATGAAGCCTGGCTGCAAATGCAGGCCGATGTCTTCAATGCAACCATTGTGAAGTTGGAGAGTGAGCAGGGTCCTGCGATGGGCGCGGCGATGCTGGCGGCTTATGGCTGTGGCTGGTTCCCAACCTTGCAGGAATGTGCAGCAGCGTTCATTCGTCCGGCCAAATCCTATACGCCTAACCCGGAAGCAGTGAAGGTGTATGATGGACTGTTTGCATTGTACCAAGAGGTGTACGGGCACACACGCAGCTTGAATGACCGTTTGGCAGCGTATCGTTAA
- a CDS encoding glycosyltransferase family 2 protein, giving the protein MDEREEAERPHITLSMIVRNEEHRYLKQALETHRSWIDRAVIIDDGSTDGTVAMCRELLSSIPLVLIENPASRFSDEVSLRKQQWQETVATEPEWILNLDADEILTTDFEADRNQLLSGSEDAIYFRLFDMWSETHYREDEYWQAHAYYRPFLVRYRPEWSYEWKETPQHCGRFPLTIQHFAYGCHAPRVKHYGWARLEDRVRKFERYQALDPDARYGWKEQYESILDSEPRLLPWSE; this is encoded by the coding sequence TTGGATGAACGAGAGGAAGCGGAAAGGCCGCATATTACTTTGTCCATGATCGTCCGTAATGAAGAGCACAGATATCTCAAACAGGCGTTGGAAACGCATCGGTCCTGGATAGACCGGGCAGTAATCATAGATGATGGAAGTACGGACGGAACCGTAGCCATGTGCCGTGAACTGTTGAGCAGCATCCCACTCGTATTGATAGAGAACCCGGCTTCGCGTTTTTCCGACGAGGTGAGCCTCAGGAAGCAGCAATGGCAGGAGACGGTGGCTACCGAACCGGAATGGATTTTGAATCTGGATGCCGATGAAATCTTGACGACTGATTTTGAGGCTGATCGGAACCAACTGTTGAGCGGAAGTGAGGACGCCATTTATTTCAGGCTGTTCGATATGTGGAGTGAGACCCATTATCGGGAAGACGAGTACTGGCAGGCCCATGCGTATTATCGGCCATTTCTGGTCCGATATCGCCCGGAGTGGAGCTATGAGTGGAAGGAAACTCCACAGCATTGCGGCCGTTTTCCACTAACCATTCAACATTTTGCCTATGGATGCCATGCTCCTCGAGTGAAGCATTATGGCTGGGCACGCCTGGAGGATCGGGTACGTAAGTTTGAGCGCTATCAGGCGCTTGACCCGGATGCCAGATACGGTTGGAAGGAACAGTATGAATCCATTCTGGATAGCGAGCCTAGATTGTTACCGTGGTCGGAATAA